The nucleotide sequence CCTGCTCGTCCATCAGTTCTTGCATCTCCGCCAACTCGTTCTCGTCCATCTCGTCcatctcctcctcctcttcgaGCAGTGGGTTTATCAGAGAAGGACGCAGGTTGTTCTGCTTGTTGGTGATGGAGAACTTGACCTGAGGCTCGGGTGGCGTCTTCGGACCTTGCAGGAATTGCGTGTCCGGCCTTGCCGGGGTATGCGACTCCTGGGCCTGCTCCGGAGTGCCCATCTCTTCCTCCTCATTCTGCTGAGCCTGTTTATCCTCCTCGTCGCTGTCGAGGACGATGACGTCGCGCGGTGACGGAGTCTGCTCTCGGAACGGCGACTGGTCCAAGTCGATAACAGCCATGGGCTTCTTGGTGGCGGCTATCTCCGCGGCCTTggacttcttcttctccttcttcttgcCTAGAAGCTTCAGCGGCGACTtggatctggcccggatgacCGCGTTCTTTTCCTTGTTCTTGTCCTTCTTCGACTTCTTCGTCGGCGGTCCGGCCAGCGACGGCGGTTCCAATTGCAACGGCTCCCTGCGTCGGCGTTTCACCGGCGGTAGCAGCGGTATCGTCTCAGGCAGCTCCGGCAGACTAGCCTGTGCCTGGCTCTCGTTGTCCTTGTTGAAGCAAACGCTGACCAAGATATTGTCCCCGCTGGCGAAGACCTCCTTCGAAGGCGGCGGGCTCCTGATCTTCTTGCCCTTGCGCTTCTTCTCGGCCTCCTTGAGCTTGCGCGCCTTCTCgcgcttctccttcttcttcttcttgatCGCCTCCTTGTTCGTCAGGATGACCTTGAGATTCTTCGGCGGCACGTTCACCGAGTTCAACAGAGCCATGCtcgacgacggcggcgaccAGTTGCGCGCGATGTTCTCCTGGCGCACGAGCGGTGGAGTCTTGGACCTGGAGCGCGACCACGAAGGCGTCCACTGGCCGCTCTGCCAGGAAGGATCGCCGCGAACAAAGTTCCTCTCGACGAGTTTCTCCGCCGCGGCCAGTTGACGGTGCTCCCAGTCCCGTCTTTCGAGCGAGAGCGACCGCGATCGCGACCTGGAGCTCGCTACCTTGCGTTTCGAGTGCTTCTTCTCGCGCTTCTTCTGGCTCTTGGAGCGCGAGCGTTTGCGCATCGCGCGCGACCTGGACCTCGAGGCTCGGgcctgctgcttcttcttctctttcctTCGCGAGCGGGATCTGGACGTAGACCTAGACCTCGAGCGTGATTTGGATGCGCGTCTGCGTCTCGACAGGGAACGTCTGCGAGATTTGTGTTGTCTTACCGGGCTGAGGGAGCGCCTCCTCGACCTGCTTCTGCTGCGGGAGTGACTCCTGCCTCTGCCTCGGGACAGCGAGCGTTTTCTCACTTTGTCTATTCTAGACCTGCGCGGCGAGAGCGAGCGTCTGCGCGTAACCGGTGACAGCGAGCGCTGATAGCTGCGAGAGCGCCGACCTCTCGACCAGGACCTGGACCTGGACCTACTGCGCGACACCCTGCGTACGGTCCTCGCCGCGGGACTGTAGCTTCTGCTGCGCCTGGTTATCGACAGCGATCTCTCTCTGGAGAGACTGAGCGACCTGCTGCGAGAACTGTCCCGGATATCCCGGCCGTACTCGTCCTTCCTCGGCCTCGGCTTTTCAGCCACTAACCGGCGAACGTCGTACCTCGGCAGTTCCttcctcttctctttcttcttctgtgcttccttctttttcttaGCCTTGGGATCCTTGCTCTTGGAGCGCTTTTCTCTGTACTGCCGTTCTTTCATCGCCGCTGAAACCTTGATCGACTTTTTCCACGCAGCGGCCAGGTCGTTCTCCACCGCGATGTTCTCCTTGTTCTTCTCGTTGTCCTTGCCCTTGTCCTTCTTGTCCTTCTTACGCTTGCGCTTGGCCTCCTCCTCGAGCAGCAGTAGCTGTTTGGCTTTGGCTAGTTGTGCAGCCTGGAGCTGAAGCTTTCTTGGTCGAGTTTCGGAGTCGGGGATCTCGCCCTCCTCGAAGTCTCGGTCGCGGCTGCGCATGTTCAGCAGCGCCAGCTCGTCCTCGAAGTTCATTGCCTCGTCAGTCTCGGAGATGGCCTCGGTGCCTAAGCCAGCATAGCCAGCCGGCGTACGACAGCCATCGAGACCATCGCTGGTTCTGTCTCTCGCCGGGGTAATAGGCTCGAGGTCGCCATGGAGCAACGACACGCCTCGACGGTCCCGACTCTTACTTCTTCTGACTGGACGCTCGTCCTTACAGGGCGTAAACGCGCCCTCGCCTTCCCATTCGTTGGCTCGCTCTTCGCTGGTGCGGCGACTCTTGGGTTTACGTTTGGGGGTATGCGACACCGACGGTGCGGGATCTACCGAGACGATCGTGAAGCCGTCTGCCTCCAGGTCGCCCGAAAACTCCTCGGCGGGTTTGTCTACAAAATCGGCGGCGTCGAGATCGATGATCTCGGACTTGTCGCTTGGCTCCACGACGGCTCCGGCTTCCTGCTCTTCTTTTTCGTCTTCCTCCTCCGCTGCTATCTCTTCTTCGGCTGCTTCCTTCTCGGCGAGCTCGGGTTCATTCTCGGGTTCTTCTAGTTTCTCGAGCACATCGTCAACGGAAGGCTCTTTTTCCTCGGACGCTTCTAATTCCGCTTCCACGGCTGTGGCGTCTTTGGGCTGAGGCTCATCATCCTCCTCTTCCTTCTCATCGTCCTTCTTGTCTTTCTCTAAAGGTTCGTGCTGGACGTCCTCCATCTCGACGTCCTCGATTTCGTCATCGGCTGCCACCTCTTCGGTGACCGGCGGCTGTAGCGCCTTTTCCGATGCAGCCAACTCCTCGTCGATGTCCTTCTCGCAGGTCTTCTCGATCTCCTCGAACAGGCTTTCGATATTTTCCCCGTcaatcatcatcatcgacgAGAACGAGTCAAGAGCAGGATCAGGTTCAGGTTCAGGTTCAGGAGCAGGAGCCGGTGTGGGAGACGTAGCCGGTTCAGGACTAACGACGACGGGTTCCTTCTCCGCGGCTGCCTCCGTGGTGGCTTCGATGATGCGCTTGGcaaactcgtcgtcagacagtACCGCTTCGTCATCTTCCTTTTCCTGCTCGTGCTCGCTCTCACCTGCGGCGGACATTTCATCGTCGGCCGGATCGTCTGGATGCTGTTTGTTCAAGTCCTCGAGCTCCACGAGCTTCTTGTCGAGCGTCTGCTGCAACTCGTCAAGATCGATGTTGATCGGCTTGACGGATTTATCGAGTCTCCTCATTTCATCCGGTTCTGGACTCGACAGCACTATGGGACTGTTCGTGCGACTGTTGGGTACGCTCTCGACGGACGAGCCGGAAGATGAATCGGAGGACGATGACGAGGTAACGTTCGCAGGTTTGATATCCCAGCCGGACGTTATGATTGGCTTCTTGCGATCCAAGTCTTTCTTCGACGAGTCCTTGCTGCTTCTGTGCCTGTCCTTCGACTTGTacttgtcgtcgtcgtcgtattTACTCGACTTGGAGCTGCGCTTGTCGTACCTCGACGATTTCTCCTTCTCGtacttatcataatcctttcTCTTGTCTTTATCGTAGTCTTTCCTCTTTTCCCTATCCTTGTACTTGTCCCTGTCCTTATCCCTGTCTTTATCCCTTTCCTTAtccttctccttctccttctcccTGTCCTTATCCTTACTTTTGTCCTTATCCTTCTCCTTGTGCTTTTCTTTCTCCTTTTCCTTCTCCTTATCTCGTTCAGCCTCCTTCTGTATCTCGTCCAGGGACATGCGCGAGATCTCGGCCTCGTCCATCTCGTCGTACAGATTCACCTTGTTCAGTCTGCTCAAGTTGCCGATCTTGAAGGTGATCTTGCCTCTGCTGTCAAGCTGGATCTTTCCCGGGGCCTTGTTCATGGCCTGACGCTCTTTTTGCACGGCGTCTGCATACTCGATCTTCTCGGACTCGGTAAGATCTCCCACGATCATGTCCTCGTCCGGTTCGCCTGTACCTTCAGCTGGTTTGGCTTTGGCAGCGACAGCATCAGCAGTAGTCTCTTTAGCAGATGCTGGGGCTTCTTCGGCCTGCTTCTTGGCGGCAGACTTTTTCTTACCGGACTTGTTCTTCGGGCCGATTACGGGCTCGTCCTCCTCGGTACCCGTCTCCTCGCCAGACTGTTCCCCCTCACTGGACGAGCTGCTCAACGACGCTCTGTCCTCCTCGCCTAAGATACTCGGTGGTATCGGAGGGGGCTCAAGTGGACCCAGTGCAGCATCTTCCTCGAGGTTCAAGTCGTCCATCAGAGGCATCGGTGGAGGTTGCAAAGGTGGCGCGGCCATCATAGTCGGTGCCGGGACTGCCATGGTTGGCGGTGCGACTGCTATGACTGGCGGTGGGACTACCATAGAAGGTGGAGGCAGGGTCAGGCTTGGTGGAGGTAGCATGGAAGTCGACGGAGGAACCTGCGTCAACGGTGTTTCGGGTCGCAGAGCGTCCAACGGAGGCATAGGTGGCGGCTCCAGAGGCGGAGGCTCGAGGGTCGACATCGGGGTGTCGGGTCTGAGAGAATCGAGTGGAGGCATCGGCGGAGGTTCCAGCGGTGGCGGAGCTCCCATAGTCGACATGGGTGTGTCTGGTCTGAGGGAGTCCAGCGGAGGCATTGGCGGAGGTTCCAACGGGGGAGCTCCCGATACCGTCACGGGTGTGGGAGGACAGCTGGCGAAGCTTTCCATCGGTGGCATTGGTGGAGGCTCCAGGGGCCTGGTGCCACTGGGCACGTCGAAATCGTCCATCGGAGGAATTGGCGGAGGCTCTAACGGAGCTATGGATTCGGGACTGCCAGCTTtactacgcagatcgtcttCCTCGAAGGGAGGCATAGGTGGCGGCTCGAGAGGAGCGATCGACTCGGGACTACCTGCTTTGCTTCTCAAGTCGTCGTCCTCGAAGGGAGGCATAGGTGGCGGTTCCAGAGGCCTAACCTTGTTCTTGCGCGGTTGTTCCTCCTCGTCGAGCATCCCCAGAGGCATCGGGGGTGGCTCGAGGGGACCAATCTGCGAAGCCATCTCTTTCTCGGTGTTGCGCGCTACGGCCATAGTGTCCGACGAGTAGATCGAGAAGTTTGGACAATCCGAATCAgagtcatcgtcgtcgtcgtcgtcgtaagCGGTGAGCCTGATTCTAGGCACCGACACGTTCTTCTTTTtcgtctctttctttttctcctcctcgtcgtcttTTCGACCGTCTTCGGACATCATGTCCGTCTCCATATTCAACCCGGGGAATCCGAAGATAGACGGCGGTGGTTCTAGAGGTCTCGCGGGCCCTCTGCTCGGTCTCGATATCGAGCTCGCGGCAGGTGGATAATCTTCGTCGTCCGCAACCGAGGCGTTATCGCCCATGATCGAGGCGTTGTCACCCATGATCGAGGCGTTGTCGCCCATGATGGACATGCCATCTCCCATGATAGACTCGTTCTCGTCATTTTTGAGTCCAGGAAAGTCTGACAGACCCGGAGGTGGTTTCAGAGGCGGGGCTTGTGCCGACGGCTTTGCCTTGTGATGCTGTGGCATGTCTTCGCCCTCGCTGTCGCTGTCGGCGGCGAAGGGGTCGTACTTGTCTGCGGCTGGAGCATCTCTCGAGGACTTGTTCTTGTGCGTGTCGTCACCTCTGGGGTTATCGTCTATGACGAGCTCCTCTTCTCTGTCACTGTCCTGAccgcgctcgctctcgtcgAAATCTAACAGATCCGTCGGAGGCTCGGGCGGTGGTAATAAGGAATCGTTCTCTTGTGCGTTGCCCATCTTCCTGGGCATCTCTAGATCATCGTACATgccatcatcgtcgtcgtccctACCTCTTCCACCGGAGGAGAATCTACCGTCGTTCTGTCTATGCGGATCAAAGTTGTTTCCTCTAGAAGGTGGCATAAGCGGTGGGGGCATCCTCAGAGACAGGGGCGGTGGCGGAGGGGGTAAGCCCCCCTGCTGACCGGATATCCTGGGCCTCGCGAACTGATCCTGAGGATGAGCGAACCCAAACTGCCTGTTATTATCTTGGTTGTTCATCTGGTTTGGTGCCGGTGGAAAGCGCTGTCGAAAGTTCTGGGAATTTCGGTTACGAAAGGGCGACTGCATAGCTGGTGGTTGCTGCTGTTGGCGGTGGTAATTTGCTCCGGTGCTGGAGTAGTCCTGAGGCACATTGCTGGACCCTCCGAAACTGTGTCTACCTCCACCGCCTCCGTAAGAATCACCACCTCCTCCACCGGAGTTACTGTAACCTCCGTGGCTGTGGCGGGTGTTCTCGCGGTAGTTGCCgccgccaccaccaccaccaccaccaccgcctCCTCGGTAGTTTCCACCACCGCGGTTACCTCCACGAGGATTGTTGTACATCGGCGCCCGTTGCGTCATGCTATCAGGATCGACATTTTTCAAATCCAGAGGCTTATCGCTGCTTTTTGGCTCATTATCAGGCTTAATCTTAATCGgactattattattgttgttgttattcaATTCTGGTTCTGGCTTCTTGGGCTTCTCGACTTGGAGACTGCCGTCGGCTTTGAGGGTGAGTTTGCTCTTCTTCGAGTGCCAGATCTCTTGGCTGTCGAGGATGCTGCTGAGTATGTCGATGGGCTGAGTGCTGGTGTTCTGGGCTCGTGCTGGTTCGCGTAGGCCACCTTTCAGGGCCATGCGTCGCCTAGCAGAGGACATTGTTGAGATTCGTGGTCGGCTTAGCAAACCCGGACCACTCGAGGCTGGGCCGCTGTCTTCGTACTCGTCGTCGGACCTAGATTCGGGGGAAACAACAGAGATATTTCTACTTGCTGATCGTACGACGCAACCTGGATATATGTGGGTGGCGATATGTATGTTTACATGAGTGTTGGCCCAAAGAGAAGTGACTTTAttgatatgatttttttttcacgctaACTTTACAAAGATAGAAACGAGGAAATGTTATTTCAATTATGCATTGAAACTTCTCTTTGGGCCGAAATTatatgataaataataataataatataatatataaaatgttttaatttgattaataagatatataattgaataaaatttgattaatcaataatcaataaatttgtGAATCTCGTATGGAATACTACCATTCTGAACAATGTGTATTGTGCGCAGTTTGTCTCCTATACATTAAATTTTACCTGAACGTCTTTTATGTCCAagaaagttatatttttatctaacATTCGCGGCTATCACGATTATTTAACGGCTTCTATTCTATACATGTACTTTGTTCCTCAAAGTTAAGACTAACCTATGGCTATGTGACCCTACCTAAGCGTGTGcaagatacttttttttataatcttgCGAGCCATAGTTTTCTAAACtgacgagaaattctctgttTGAGAAATTTCTATATATCTCATCATATTGCATGCAAATGAATCAAGATTTTTATAACATAAAATAAGTGGAATTTTCACTAGAAAATTCAGACACAcacagtgaaaaataaaaacgctgGAGAGGCGGCTTCGATTTATGAATACATTGCAAAATGACTTTGTATTGGATAACTCAGTAGTAGGAAGATTTATAAAGTTATCTTCTTAGACagtttaataattgtattcaCTATATTAATTTcatcttttcaaattttaactATTCAGTGCCACATTATGTAATTGTAGTTTGCTTAACTAAAAATCGATAGTATTATACAACAGAAGAAGCTTGTATTAGTTGGTACTGACAAATTGATTAGTTTATTGTAATGTACTAAAAtacgtttattaatttttatgaaaattaaacATGGGCACAAATATCATTTGCTTGACAACCCATTCATATCCTATTCAGAAATAAAATACGCTGACAGCTTGTCTATGTCAACTGTTGTAAACTCACGCGTctaaaaataacgaaattaACGGATTACAACGATAAAGTCTTTTATTTACGAAATTTCAGAATATTACGTTCGATTCTTATAAAAGCGTCATTTACACTATACACAACTTTATACATGTTTAAAAAACTGCTTTTTTCCTTATGTagataaagagaaaaaaaaatcaaaaatagtTTTACGATCATAAAAATTAGACGTATCTGTTCAAAATACGCGTGTTAGCTATTTGTATGAAGAGCTGATATGGATgattcgattttaaaataaatacataatgTAAGCTGAGATTACTTTACAATCAAACTGCTGTACTGTATTAAATTACATGCTGTGTATCGTTTGTTCAGAGGAGAGGTTTAATGGGTGGAAAAACACGAAACTCGATCGCGGAAAATTTCGTTTTTCATAAGCGTTTGACGTTCTACAAAGATCAAAAAACGAGAGTACAAAAATAGCTtccaaaattatatttaaaaataaatctatgtACTTGAACAAACTCACAGAAAAAATTGATCATTGTTGTTATAGAAACGCCATTCCATTCAATTTCTATACTATtgtttcgaaataaataaatgaaagaatGAATTGGTTAAACTATCGGTTTTGACAAACTTCTTCGTATGTAGAAAATTCTTCAAATAAATAGTGTAATCAACTATTCACTTATAAACAAACCAATATAGTAATTAGCACTGAACTTGTTTAAGAACAAAATTATGCTATCTATCAACTATCTATCTTCGCAATTTAAGATTTTCTGGAGAAACATCGAAACAGCCTCTCTCGCGACAAAGAAAAGCCATCAAAAATAGAaaggaaataataataataataacaaaattacacAAAGGCAAATAAACAAATAGTCGACTCACCCAGGTGGACTGTAGTCGAGGCCAAGGCCGCTGCCGAACAGGCTGACTTGGGATATGCCTGCATTATGCCGAGCAACCCTGATGGCCGAGTTCGGAAGCAACGGCCCCGACTCGCTCTTGACGGCTGGTACTAGCTGCACGGCTCCATTGCCCACCGTTGCCGAAGGTCTCATCATCTTCAGCTGCGCTGCCAGACGGCGCTTAACCGTGCACAGCGATGCAGCTACGCTGGCGACAGTGCGCACGCGACGTTGTTTCCTTGGCTTCTGGAATTACAATTACGCTACGTTAGTTTACTTAATCAAAgtttaattgaatttaaagATACGAATTTTTACTTTAACGATTGACAAAAATGAGAGCGACTCTATGAAATagtttgttcttttttttcaaatgtagAGCAGTATTTCATTGAACGATCAGAGATACTTTCGAGAAGCTTTATAGCGGCGTTAGCAaagatttatgaaaaaaaagccaaatgcatctgctgaaaaatgttttatttacaaatgATGGAATTTGCGTGTTACAAGATTCTTAGAAAGAAGAAACAAAACGATCAAATGGCCATGAGAAAAGAAGTGAAATCGAATCACtggttaataataaataaaagcgcGTCGCTCGGCACAAATCGTAACATCAGGAGTAACGATTGTGTATCTTGTAAATCACTCGGCATTTGGTATAGCTAAAATTCTTATCAAATTTCCGGTGTATCTGCGAATAAGTCACCTCCGAATTCGTATCGATCACGTTCTTTGGaacaaaaaactttttttggCTACCGAAATTGAGCTATGATTCAAACTTGAAATATCTAAACTTCACGATTTTCTACAATCGCTGATAATATATACAATcatgttagaaaaataatttaataagctTAAATATCGCAActgataaagaaaatataaaaaaatatgcgcaTTGAGCATGATATTCATCATAAagtaaaaatcgtaaaaaaagaacaaacgCCGCTAGGTAGAGCGAGTCAGTCCTCGTAATCACTTAGTACCTTGCGCTTCTTCCTCCTGCGGCCCGAGGGCAGGGGTCCCTCGTTGTTCGCCCTCACGTAAGTCACTATTTCCTCGAGTTCACCGTTCTCATTCACTTCGGATATCCTGACTTCTCGGAATTCAGTAGTCTGGCGTCGTCTCGACGTGGTCTTGCGTCGCTTGGTCTTCTTCTTACGCTTGCCGGAGCTGGTTTTGATCTTCCGGACGCGCGACGCGGATGACGCGGAGCCTGTGGCACGAGACCGGCTGCTCGTCACGCGGCGCGAAGACGAGGGTCCGGGTGCGCTGTTGTCGCTTATTGAGTCAAAGCCCGAGGACGTCGACGGCTGGGGCTCGTCGCGGCGAAGCTGACTCTCAGCGACGGCCGCCGCGGCGCGACGACTGCGGCCTTCGCGGACGTTCGCGCGCACCCGTTCGGTTTGACGGGTGCGTGGCAGCAACGTTCGACTGGCTTGACTCGCGATAATAGACGCGCGCGATCGCCCGTAGAGTATGCCAAGTTCTCGAGCCTCCGCCATCAGGTCTGGTAGTTCTTCCAGATCGATGTCGATCTGTAATGAAGCACAGGGGCGGACGGGCAAAGGGATGTTAGTTATGAAATTCAATGGAAGATATACTTTAATAAGTATCGGTACTCACATCTTCGGCATCATTCAGAGTGTTTCGAGAGCACTCGGGGCAGTACCAGTGCTCTTCGAGAGGAACTTCTTCCATGGGAGGATCTAAGCATTCGAGGTGATAGCCTGCGTCACAGCCGTCGCACAAAAGCATCCTGTCCTCACGGTCGGAACGCATGCACACCTCGCAGAAGGTAGGATCCTGCACCGGTTCTTCAGTCGGTTTTTTAGCTTCAATTGGCACATGTCTTATGATCTAGAAATCCATACGTGAATTGAACGTCGTTATTAGCAATATTAAATAAgaattttatgtttgtttaATAATCGCATC is from Nasonia vitripennis strain AsymCx chromosome 1, Nvit_psr_1.1, whole genome shotgun sequence and encodes:
- the LOC100116294 gene encoding uncharacterized protein LOC100116294 isoform X2; its protein translation is MSSDSDKPTKPTRTRRPVLSDSESSDDSFIKHTNRGKKRVARVVSDGNTSDEDSDIPLHSVKKRKNHKIISEDESSYDSSSFNGGARNNFEGGSTSSEWQSDWESSEEESESEASNKTPKNKQKDSPKKASCHEHSSSDGESDKCPICLLSFRGQEVANPATCDHCFCLDCLIEWSKNVNTCPVDRQTFTVLNVRAKVNGKIIRHVPIEAKKPTEEPVQDPTFCEVCMRSDREDRMLLCDGCDAGYHLECLDPPMEEVPLEEHWYCPECSRNTLNDAEDIDIDLEELPDLMAEARELGILYGRSRASIIASQASRTLLPRTRQTERVRANVREGRSRRAAAAVAESQLRRDEPQPSTSSGFDSISDNSAPGPSSSRRVTSSRSRATGSASSASRVRKIKTSSGKRKKKTKRRKTTSRRRQTTEFREVRISEVNENGELEEIVTYVRANNEGPLPSGRRRKKRKPRKQRRVRTVASVAASLCTVKRRLAAQLKMMRPSATVGNGAVQLVPAVKSESGPLLPNSAIRVARHNAGISQVSLFGSGLGLDYSPPGSDDEYEDSGPASSGPGLLSRPRISTMSSARRRMALKGGLREPARAQNTSTQPIDILSSILDSQEIWHSKKSKLTLKADGSLQVEKPKKPEPELNNNNNNNSPIKIKPDNEPKSSDKPLDLKNVDPDSMTQRAPMYNNPRGGNRGGGNYRGGGGGGGGGGGGNYRENTRHSHGGYSNSGGGGGDSYGGGGGRHSFGGSSNVPQDYSSTGANYHRQQQQPPAMQSPFRNRNSQNFRQRFPPAPNQMNNQDNNRQFGFAHPQDQFARPRISGQQGGLPPPPPPLSLRMPPPLMPPSRGNNFDPHRQNDGRFSSGGRGRDDDDDGMYDDLEMPRKMGNAQENDSLLPPPEPPTDLLDFDESERGQDSDREEELVIDDNPRGDDTHKNKSSRDAPAADKYDPFAADSDSEGEDMPQHHKAKPSAQAPPLKPPPGLSDFPGLKNDENESIMGDGMSIMGDNASIMGDNASIMGDNASVADDEDYPPAASSISRPSRGPARPLEPPPSIFGFPGLNMETDMMSEDGRKDDEEEKKKETKKKNVSVPRIRLTAYDDDDDDDSDSDCPNFSIYSSDTMAVARNTEKEMASQIGPLEPPPMPLGMLDEEEQPRKNKVRPLEPPPMPPFEDDDLRSKAGSPESIAPLEPPPMPPFEEDDLRSKAGSPESIAPLEPPPIPPMDDFDVPSGTRPLEPPPMPPMESFASCPPTPVTVSGAPPLEPPPMPPLDSLRPDTPMSTMGAPPPLEPPPMPPLDSLRPDTPMSTLEPPPLEPPPMPPLDALRPETPLTQVPPSTSMLPPPSLTLPPPSMVVPPPVIAVAPPTMAVPAPTMMAAPPLQPPPMPLMDDLNLEEDAALGPLEPPPIPPSILGEEDRASLSSSSSEGEQSGEETGTEEDEPVIGPKNKSGKKKSAAKKQAEEAPASAKETTADAVAAKAKPAEGTGEPDEDMIVGDLTESEKIEYADAVQKERQAMNKAPGKIQLDSRGKITFKIGNLSRLNKVNLYDEMDEAEISRMSLDEIQKEAERDKEKEKEKEKHKEKDKDKSKDKDREKEKEKDKERDKDRDKDRDKYKDREKRKDYDKDKRKDYDKYEKEKSSRYDKRSSKSSKYDDDDKYKSKDRHRSSKDSSKKDLDRKKPIITSGWDIKPANVTSSSSSDSSSGSSVESVPNSRTNSPIVLSSPEPDEMRRLDKSVKPINIDLDELQQTLDKKLVELEDLNKQHPDDPADDEMSAAGESEHEQEKEDDEAVLSDDEFAKRIIEATTEAAAEKEPVVVSPEPATSPTPAPAPEPEPEPDPALDSFSSMMMIDGENIESLFEEIEKTCEKDIDEELAASEKALQPPVTEEVAADDEIEDVEMEDVQHEPLEKDKKDDEKEEEDDEPQPKDATAVEAELEASEEKEPSVDDVLEKLEEPENEPELAEKEAAEEEIAAEEEDEKEEQEAGAVVEPSDKSEIIDLDAADFVDKPAEEFSGDLEADGFTIVSVDPAPSVSHTPKRKPKSRRTSEERANEWEGEGAFTPCKDERPVRRSKSRDRRGVSLLHGDLEPITPARDRTSDGLDGCRTPAGYAGLGTEAISETDEAMNFEDELALLNMRSRDRDFEEGEIPDSETRPRKLQLQAAQLAKAKQLLLLEEEAKRKRKKDKKDKGKDNEKNKENIAVENDLAAAWKKSIKVSAAMKERQYREKRSKSKDPKAKKKKEAQKKKEKRKELPRYDVRRLVAEKPRPRKDEYGRDIRDSSRSRSLSLSRERSLSITRRSRSYSPAARTVRRVSRSRSRSRSWSRGRRSRSYQRSLSPVTRRRSLSPRRSRIDKVRKRSLSRGRGRSHSRSRSRSRRRSLSPVRQHKSRRRSLSRRRRASKSRSRSRSTSRSRSRRKEKKKQQARASRSRSRAMRKRSRSKSQKKREKKHSKRKVASSRSRSRSLSLERRDWEHRQLAAAEKLVERNFVRGDPSWQSGQWTPSWSRSRSKTPPLVRQENIARNWSPPSSSMALLNSVNVPPKNLKVILTNKEAIKKKKKEKREKARKLKEAEKKRKGKKIRSPPPSKEVFASGDNILVSVCFNKDNESQAQASLPELPETIPLLPPVKRRRREPLQLEPPSLAGPPTKKSKKDKNKEKNAVIRARSKSPLKLLGKKKEKKKSKAAEIAATKKPMAVIDLDQSPFREQTPSPRDVIVLDSDEEDKQAQQNEEEEMGTPEQAQESHTPARPDTQFLQGPKTPPEPQVKFSITNKQNNLRPSLINPLLEEEEEMDEMDENELAEMQELMDEQVEEELELRAQEELESRMKVGPNTPPEPPSSPPTSPDAYDPFDPTKSRSPTPEPNSQEDNQADETAQDVGGDSPMEAQDDEADEDGGSQPEQPQQLQEQINKPQGSDKPKIISVVTIKRPSPISNTPPLEQNEAKNDSPATTSVQNNMINSQQQTNSLPPIINPVLATVAAAVQRSSIFNATVGPRNLLQTNTLIQNAQLKIQQQQSQSSQARPTLPNIFANSLSKPMPMRTITMQTKLQTKNVSMIGQNGSDANIDLGEGNVDNSSPYSPGSSLSDGLFDPPSPAFNSSPTMALSTKIRKNQEKRDAFDALFDASPIVHKSSAKGRMKKPEKDKKKKGTHSKIGVRMDENQLQILDDLPSSAVEMQVKDKFLKKLNRQERVVEEVKLVLKPHYTKKHVTKEEYKDIMRKAVPKICHNKTGEINPKKIAALIEAYVKKVRGKKKAYGGAAPAANSTIKKPAKTLWS